Proteins co-encoded in one Bos taurus isolate L1 Dominette 01449 registration number 42190680 breed Hereford chromosome X, ARS-UCD2.0, whole genome shotgun sequence genomic window:
- the HCFC1 gene encoding host cell factor 1 isoform X6, with protein sequence MASAVSPANSPAVLLQPRWKRVVGWSGPVPRPRHGHRAVAIKELIVVFGGGNEGIVDELHVYNTATNQWFIPAVRGDIPPGCAAYGFVCDGTRLLVFGGMVEYGKYSNDLYELQASRWEWKRLKAKTPKNGPPPCPRLGHSFSLVGNKCYLFGGLANDSEDPKNNIPRYLNDLYILELRPGSGVVAWDIPITYGVLPPPRESHTAVVYTEKDNKKSKLVIYGGMSGCRLGDLWTLDIETLTWNKPSLSGVAPLPRSLHSATTIGNKMYVFGGWVPLVMDDVKVATHEKEWKCTNTLACLNLDTMAWETILMDTLEDNIPRARAGHCAVAINTRLYIWSGRDGYRKAWNNQVCCKDLWYLETEKPPPPARVQLVRANTNSLEVSWGAVATADSYLLQLQKYDIPATAATATSPTPNPVPSVPANPPKSPAPAAAAPAVQPLTQVGITLLPQAAAAPPTTTTIQVLPTVPGSSISVPAAARTQGVPAVLKVTGPQATTGTPLVTMRPASQAGKAPVTVTSLPAGVRMVVPTQSAQGTVIGSSPQMSGMAALAAAAAATQKIPPSSAPTVLSVPAGTTIVKTVAVTPGTTTLPATVKVASSPVMVSNPATRMLKTAAAQVGTSVSSAANTSTRPIITVHKSGTVTVAQQAQVVTTVVGGVTKTITLVKSPISVPGGSALISNLGKVMSVVQTKPVQTSAVTGQASTGPVTQIIQTKGPLPAGTILKLVTSADGKPTTIITTTQASGAGTKPTILGISSVSPSTTKPGTTTIIKTIPMSAIITQAGATGVTSSAGIKSPITIITTKVMTSGTGAPAKIITAVPKIATGHGQQGVTQVVLKGAPGQPGTILRTVPMGGVRLVTPVTVSAVKPAVTTLVVKGTTGVTTLGTVTGTVSTSLAGAGGHSTSASLATPITTLGTIATLSSQVINPTAITVSAAQTTLTAAAGLTTPTITMQPVSQPTQVTLITAPSGVEAQPVHDLPVSILASPTTEQPTATVTIADSGQGDVQPGTVTLVCSNPPCETHETGTTNTATTTVVANLGGHPQPTQVQFVCDRQEATAALVTSTVGQPNGSVVRVCSNPPCETHETGTTSTATTAMSGIGGGPRRDIRLACAATTIPTVVRVSVTAGASEGAQVSIKPACQTRQTSATSTTMTVMATGAPCSAGPLLRPSVALEAAGRGATLLQLGPLSAQVRPGGEERSLAGLGPLVSVGRQLEVHHTHTTNTPTVARSAMGAGEPHELLGAPTLVYESSASASVTAAALEALLCPSAAVTQVCSNPPCETHETGTTHTPTTATSGGAAGQPEGGQQPPASRPCETHQTASTGTTMSVSLGALLPDAAPSHRTLESSLEVAVPPAVAPQAGASLLTPFPTQRVCSNPPCETHETGTTHTATTVTSNMSSNQDPPPPAGDQGEVESTQGDSVNIASSSPITTTVSSTLTRAVTTVTQSTPVPGPSVPKISSVTETAPGALTTEVPIPATITVTIANTETSDMPFSAVDILQPPEELQASPGPRQQLPPRQLLQPASAPLVGDSAEVLSASQSPELQAAVDLSSTGDPSSGQEPASSAVVATVVVQPPPPTQSEVDQLSLPQELMAEAQAGTTTLMVTGLTPEELAVTAAAEAAAQAAATEEAQALAIQAVLQAAQQAVMGTGEPMDTSEAAAAVTQAELSHLSAEGQEGQATTIPIVLTQQELAALVQQQQLQEAQAQQQQHHLPTEALAPADSLNDPTIESNCLNELAGAVPSTVSLLPPTATESLAPSNTFVAPQPVVVASPAKLQAAATLTEVANGIESLGVKPDLPPPPSKAPVKKENQWFDVGVIKGTNVMVTHYFLPPEDAVPTDDDSGTVPDYNQLKKQELQPGTAYKFRVAGINACGRGPFSEISAFKTCLPGFPGAPCAIKISKSPDGAHLTWEPPSVTSGKIIEYSVYLAIQSAQAGGETKSSTPAQLAFMRVYCGPSPSCLVQSSSLSNAHIDYTTKPAIIFRIAARNEKGYGPATQVRWLQETSKDSSGAKPASKRPMSSPEMKSAPKKSKADGQ encoded by the exons CGACCAACCAGTGGTTCATCCCAGCTGTGAGAGGGGACATCCCTCCTGGGTGTGCAGCCTATGGCTTCGTGTGCGATGGGACACGCCTGCTCGTGTTTGGAGGGATGGTGGAATACGGGAAGTACAGCAACGACCTCTACGAGCTCCAG GCAAGCCGGTGGGAATGGAAGAGACTGAAAGCAAAGACGCCCAAAAATGGGCCACCTCCGTGTCCTCGGCTTGGGCACAGCTTCTCCCTTGTGGGCAACAAGTGTTACCTGTTTGGGGGTCTGGCCAATGATAGCGAGGACCCCAAGAATAACATTCCGAG GTACCTGAATGACTTATACATCCTGGAACTGCGGCCGGGCTCTGGAGTGGTAGCCTGGGACATTCCCATCACTTACGGCGTCCTGCCCCCACCCCGAGAGTCTCACACTGCAGTGGTCTACACTGAGAAAGACAACAAGAAGTCCAAACTGGTGATCTATGGAGGGATGAGTGGCTGCAGGCTGGGGGACCTCTGGACCTTGGATATCG AGACTTTGACATGGAATAAGCCCAGCCTCAGCGGGGTGGCACCTCTTCCTCGAAGTCTCCACTCGGCCACGACCATAGGAAACAA AATGTACGTGTTTGGTGGCTGGGTGCCTCTCGTCATGGATGACGTCAAAGTGGCCACACACGAGAAGGAGTGGAAGTGTACCAACACTCTGGCTTGTCTCAACCTGG ATACCATGGCTTGGGAGACCATCCTGATGGATACGCTGGAAGACAATATTCCCCGGGCCCGTGCTGGCCACTGTGCGGTAGCCATCAATACCCGCCTTTACATTTGGAGTGGGCGTGACGGCTACCGAAAGGCCTGGAATAACCAGGTCTGCTGCAAGGACCTCTGGTACCTGGAAACGG AGAAGCCGCCACCTCCAGCCCGGGTACAGCTGGTGCGAGCCAACACTAACTCCCTGGAGGTGAGCTGGGGGGCCGTGGCAACAGCCGACAGTTACCTTCTGCAGCTCCAGAAATATGACATTCCTGCCACGGCTGCCACTGCCACCTCCCCCACACCCAATCCAGTCCCGTCTGTGCCTGCCAATCCTCCCAAGAGCCCTGCCCCAGCAGCAGCCGCACCTGCCGTGCAGCCGCTGACCCAAGTAGGCATCACGCTCCTGCCCCAGGCTGCTGCCGCGCCCccgaccaccaccaccatccaggTCTTGCCGACGGTGCCTGGCAGCTCAATCTCCGTGCCCGCCGCAGCCAGGACTCAAG GTGTCCCGGCTGTGCTGAAAGTGACTGGTCCTCAGGCTACCACGGGAACCCCGTTGGTCACCATGCGACCTGCCAGCCAGGCTGGGAAAGCCCCCGTGACTGTGACCTCCCTTCCCGCAGGCGTGCGGATGGTTGTGCCTACACAGAGCGCCCAGGGGACA GTCATTGGCAGCAGCCCGCAGATGAGTGGCATGGCTGCATTGGCAGCCGCGGCTGCTGCCACCCAGAAGATCCCTCCTTCCTCGGCACCCACGGTCCTGAGTGTCCCGGCTGGCACCACTATCGTCAAAACCGTGGCCGTGACGCCGGGCACCACCACGCTCCCAGCCACTGTGAAGGTGGCCTCCTCGCCAGTCATG GTGAGCAACCCAGCCACTCGCATGCTGAAGACTGCAGCTGCCCAGGTGGGGACTTCCGTCTCTTCTGCCGCCAACACATCTACCCGTCCCATCATCACCGTACACAAGTCCGGAACCGTGACAGTGGCCCAGCAAGCCCAGGTGGTGACCACAGTGGTGGGTGGGGTTACCAAGACCATCACCCTGGTGAAGAGCCCCATCTCGGTCCCAGGAGGCAGTGCTCTG ATTTCCAatctgggcaaagtaatgtcagtGGTCCAGACCAAACCGGTTCAGACTTCGGCAGTCACAGGCCAGGCATCTACAGGCCCGGTGACTCAGATCATCCAG ACCAAAGGACCCTTGCCAGCCGGGACCATCCTGAAGCTGGTGACGTCTGCAGATGGCAAGCCCACTACCATCATCACAACCACACAGGCCAGCGGGGCAGGGACTAAGCCTACCATCCTGGGCATCAGCAGTGTGTCCCCCAGCACCACCAAGCCCGGCACCACCACTAtcattaagaccatccccatgtcGGCCATCATCACACAGGCGGGCGCCACGG GCGTGACTAGCAGTGCCGGCATCAAGTCACCCATCACCATTATCACCACCAAGGTGATGACTTCCGGAACTGGAGCCCCCGCCAAAATCATCACGGCTGTTCCCAAAATCGCTACGGGTCACGGGCAGCAAGGAGTGACCCAG gtggtgctgaaGGGCGCACCTGGCCAGCCAGGCACCATCCTCCGCACCGTGCCTATGGGGGGCGTCCGCCTGGTCACCCCTGTTACCGTCTCTGCTGTCAAGCCTGCTGTCACCACACTGGTTGTCAAGGGCACCACAG GCGTCACGACCCTGGGCACGGTGACAGGCACCGTCTCCACCAGCCTGGCCGGAGCCGGGGGCCATAGCACCAGCGCCTCACTGGCCACACCCATCACCACGTTGGGCACCATCGCCACCCTCTCAAGCCAGGTGATCAACCCCACTGCCATCACTGTGTCTGCGGCGCAGACGACGCTGACAGCGGCCGCTGGGCTTACCACACCCACCATAACCATGCAG CCTGTCTCCCAGCCTACCCAGGTGACTCTGATAACGGCCCCCAGCGGGGTGGAGGCCCAGCCTGTGCACGACCTCCCAGTGTCCATTCTGGCCTCCCCTACTACAGAACAGCCCACGGCCACGGTCACCATCGCTGATTCGGGCCAGGGTGATGTGCAGCCCGGCACCGTGACCCTGGTGTGCTCCAACCCGCCGTGCGAAACCCACGAGACGGGCACCACCAATACAGCCACCACCACCGTCGTCGCTAATCTGGGGGGGCACCCCCAGCCCACCCAAGTGCAGTTTGTCTGCGACAGACAGGAGGCCACTGCTGCTCTCGTGACCTCCACGGTGGGCCAGCCGAATGGCAGTGTAGTTCGTGTCTGCTCCAACCCGCCGTGTGAAACCCACGAGACCGGCACCACCAGTACAGCTACCACCGCCATGTCTGGCATCGGAGGCGGGCCGCGGCGAGACATCCGGCTCGCCTGCGCGGCCACCACCATTCCCACCGTGGTCCGGGTCAGCGTGACTGCCGGGGCGTCAGAGGGAGCTCAGGTTTCCATCAAGCCCGCATGCCAAACCCGTCAGACCAGTGCAACCAGCACCACCATGACTGTGATGGCCACCGGGGCCCCGTGCTCGGCTGGCCCACTCCTCAGACCAAGCGTGGCCCTCGAGGCCGCTGGCCGCGGTGCCACTCTCTTGCAGCTGGGGCCACTGAGTGCCCAAGTCAGGCCCGGTGGCGAGGAAAGGTCCCTTGCCGGCCTGGGCCCGCTGGTGTCTGTGGGGCGCCAGCTGGAAGTGCATCACACGCACACGACCAACACGCCCACTGTGGCCCGCTCCGCCATGGGTGCCGGGGAGCCCCACGAGCTGCTGGGGGCCCCCACACTTGTGTACGAGAGCTCAGCCAGCGCCTCTGTGACTGCCGCAGCCCTGGAGGCACTGCTGTGCCCCTCGGCCGCCGTGACCCAGGTCTGCTCCAACCCCCCGTGTGAGACCCACGAGACGGGCACCACCCACACACCCACCACGGCCACATCCGGAGGGGCTGCAGGCCAGCCAGAGGGCGGGCAGCAGCCTCCTGCCAGCCGGCCCTGTGAGACGCACCAGACCGCTTCCACTGGCACGACCATGTCCGTCAGCTTGGGCGCCCTGCTCCCGGATGCCGCCCCCTCCCACAGGACCCTGGAGTCCAGCCTGGAGGTGGCAGTGCCACCCGCAGTCGCCCCTCAGGCCGGTGCTTCGTTGCTCACTCCTTTCCCGACGCAAAGGGTGTGCTCCAACCCACCCTGTGAGACGCATGAGACAGGCACTACGCACACGGCCACCACTGTCACCTCCAACATGAGTTCCAACCAAG ACCCCCCACCGCCTGCCGGCGACCAGGGAGAGGTGGAGAGCACCCAGGGCGACAGTGTGAATATCGCCAGTTCCAGTCCCATCACGACAACAGTGTCCTCCACGCTGACGCGGGCCGTGACCACCGTGACACAGTCCACGCCAGTCCCAGGCCCTTCGGTGCCG AAGATCTCATCTGTGACTGAGACTGCCCCAGGGGCTCTGACCACCGAAGTCCCCATCCCGGCCACGATTACAGTGACCATAGCCAACACAGAAACTTCTGACATGCCCTTCTCTGCTGTTGACATCCTGCAGCCCCCAGAGGAGCTCCAGGCCTCTCCAGGGCCACGCCAGCAGCTTCCACCACGGCAGCTCCTGCAGCCTGCCTCCGCGCCCTTGGTGGGGGACTCCGCCGAGGTCCTGTCAGCCTCCCAGAGCCCTGAGCTCCAGGCCGCCGTGGATCTGAGCAGTACAGGGGACCCGTCTTCAGGCCAGGAGCCTGCCAGCTCGGCTGTGGTGGCCACCGTGGTGGTCCAGCCACCGCCGCCCACCCAGTCCGAAGTAGACCAGTTGTCCCTCCCCCAAGAGCTGATGGCCGAAGCCCAGGCGGGCACCACCACCCTCATGGTGACAGGGCTCACCCCAGAGGAGCTggcagtgactgctgctgctgaagCGGCCGCGCAGGCTGCAGCCACAGAGGAGGCCCAGGCCCTGGCCATACAGGCCGTGCTCCAGGCCGCACAGCAGGCTGTCATGG GCACCGGGGAGCCCATGGATACTTCAGAGGCGGCCGCAGCGGTGACACAGGCAGAGTTGAGCCACCTGTCGGCCGAGGGCCAGGAAGGCCAGGCGACCACTATCCCCATCGTGCTGACACAGCAGGAGCTGGCTGCCCTggtccagcagcagcagctccaggaaGCAcaggcccagcagcagcagcaccacctgcCCACGGAAGCACTGGCCCCGGCTGACAGCCTCAATGACCCGACCATCGAGAGCAACTGCCTCAATGAGCTGGCCGGGGCTGTGCCCAGCACCGTGAGCCTGCTGCCCCCCACGGCCACTGAGA GCCTGGCCCCGTCCAACACATTTGTGGCCCCCCAGCCGGTCGTTGTGGCCAGCCCCGCGAAGCTGCAGGCCGCAGCCACCCTGACGGAAGTGGCCAATGGCATTGAGTCCCTGGGTGTG AAGCCAGACCTGCCACCGCCACCTAGCAAAGCCCCTGTAAAGAAGGAGAACCAGTGGTTTGACGTGGGGGTCATTAAGGGTACCAATGTGATGGTGACACACTATTTCCTGCCACCCGAAGATGCTGTCCCGACTGAT GATGACTCGGGCACCGTGCCCGACTACAACCAGCTAAAGAAGCAGGAGCTGCAGCCAGGCACTGCCTATAAGTTCCGCGTCGCCGGGATCAATGCCTGCGGCCGGGGGCCCTTCAGTGAGATCTCAGCCTTTAAAACGTGTCTGCCTGGCTTCCCAGGGGCCCCGTGTGCCATTAAAATCAGCAAA AGTCCAGACGGTGCTCACCTCACCTGGGAGCCACCCTCTGTGACCTCCGGCAAGATCATCGAGTACTCAGTGTACCTGGCCATCCAGAGCGCGCAGGCCGGTGGTGAGACCAAGAGCTCGACCCCGGCGCAGCTGGCCTTCATGCGGGTGTACTGCGGGCCCAGCCCCTCCTGCCTCGTGCAGTCCTCCAGCCTCTCCAACGCCCACATCGACTACACCACCAAGCCCGCCATCATCTTCCGCATTGCTGCCCGCAATGAGAAGGGCTACGGCCCAGCCACCCAAGTCAGGTGGTTGCaag AAACCAGTAAAGACAGCTCTGGCGCCAAGCCGGCCAGCAAGCGGCCCATGTCGTCTCCAGAAAT GAAATCCGCGCCAAAGAAATCGAAGGCAGACGGTCAGTGA